In Mastigocladopsis repens PCC 10914, a single window of DNA contains:
- a CDS encoding TetR/AcrR family transcriptional regulator, which yields MVRERVTEIEIDRSLEKIEQILQGAMHEFLLHGYAGTSMDRVATCAGVSKATVYSHFQDKQGLFKALVEKLAQKRFHSIFGTEHLEGDPKIVLRRLITKALNQMLKDEEFRAFKRVLIGESGRFPELAQFCILCLIKPTIKTLSHYLASHPELKIPDPEATARILIGSLVHFMMTQEMMYGKDIIPMESDRLIDALIHLILKSSEY from the coding sequence ATGGTGCGCGAAAGAGTTACTGAAATTGAGATCGACAGATCCTTAGAGAAGATTGAACAAATCCTGCAAGGGGCAATGCATGAATTTCTCCTTCATGGCTACGCTGGTACTAGTATGGATAGAGTAGCGACGTGTGCAGGGGTTTCTAAAGCCACAGTTTACAGCCACTTTCAAGATAAACAAGGTCTCTTTAAGGCACTGGTCGAGAAACTGGCTCAAAAGCGGTTTCATTCCATTTTTGGTACAGAACACCTTGAAGGAGACCCGAAAATAGTATTGCGCCGATTAATCACAAAAGCATTGAATCAGATGCTTAAAGATGAAGAGTTTCGTGCGTTTAAGCGAGTACTGATTGGCGAGTCTGGTCGTTTTCCTGAGTTAGCCCAGTTTTGTATTCTATGTTTGATAAAACCGACTATTAAGACTCTGAGTCATTACCTAGCTTCTCACCCAGAACTAAAAATACCTGATCCTGAAGCAACGGCACGAATTCTTATCGGATCATTGGTTCATTTTATGATGACTCAGGAGATGATGTACGGTAAGGACATTATTCCGATGGAGAGCGATCGCTTGATTGATGCTTTGATACACCTGATTCTCAAATCAAGCGAGTACTGA
- a CDS encoding Uma2 family endonuclease — MSALILQLPPSLKLTDEEFEQLVAVNQELRLELDAQGELIIMSPTGGETGNRNFDLLGQLWFWSRQNNLGKAFDSSTGFKLPNGATRSPDASWITIERWERLTPQQRKKFLPLCPDFAVELVSESDDIEETQAKMREYIENGLRLGWLIHPQEKQVEIYRPHVAVEVLYSPKNLSGEDVLPGFVLDLELIFG; from the coding sequence ATGAGCGCGTTAATTTTACAGTTACCTCCATCGCTAAAATTAACTGATGAAGAATTTGAACAACTTGTGGCTGTTAATCAAGAATTACGGTTGGAATTGGATGCTCAAGGGGAATTAATTATAATGTCACCTACGGGAGGAGAAACGGGGAATCGTAACTTTGATTTATTAGGTCAACTATGGTTTTGGAGTCGTCAAAATAATCTCGGAAAAGCTTTTGATTCTTCGACAGGTTTTAAACTCCCCAATGGTGCAACTCGTTCTCCTGATGCATCTTGGATAACTATAGAACGATGGGAAAGATTAACACCACAACAAAGAAAGAAGTTCCTTCCTTTATGTCCTGATTTTGCAGTGGAATTGGTTTCGGAAAGTGATGATATAGAAGAGACTCAAGCCAAAATGAGGGAATATATAGAAAATGGTTTGCGTCTTGGTTGGTTGATTCATCCTCAAGAGAAACAAGTGGAAATTTATCGTCCTCATGTAGCGGTGGAAGTTCTCTATTCTCCCAAAAATTTATCGGGTGAGGATGTCTTACCTGGTTTTGTGTTAGATTTGGAACTAATTTTTGGCTAA